In one window of Microbacterium natoriense DNA:
- the zapE gene encoding cell division protein ZapE, whose product MTDTASSPRVVHLTERQPTVTGPEMLASLVPPPQFDGATFDSYRADAAHPSQEEAKETLIRFAGRGAPVKRGGLFSRAKKEPDVKPGVYLDGGFGVGKTHLLASIYHAMPARRKYFGSFIEYTALVGALGYKNTVDLLKGADLLCIDEFELDDPGDTMVMTRLLGELVPTGTKLAATSNTPPNALGEGRFAAQDFLREIHAMSDSFQTLRIDGVDFRQRALDGHAVVSSAEEYARTIDAVAAQGTASDDSFSAVIAHLARVHPSRYLRVISGIELVGLRDVSVLTDQSEALRFVAFVDRVYDAQIPIVATGVSLDQVFAEEMLGGGYRKKYLRAISRLNALTHAER is encoded by the coding sequence ATGACTGACACCGCGAGCAGCCCCCGCGTCGTGCACCTGACCGAGCGCCAGCCGACCGTCACGGGTCCCGAGATGCTGGCGAGCCTCGTGCCTCCGCCCCAGTTCGACGGCGCCACCTTCGACAGCTACCGCGCGGACGCCGCTCACCCCTCGCAGGAGGAGGCGAAGGAGACCCTGATCCGCTTCGCCGGTCGCGGTGCGCCGGTCAAGCGCGGGGGGCTCTTCAGCCGGGCGAAGAAGGAGCCCGACGTCAAGCCCGGGGTGTACCTCGACGGAGGGTTCGGCGTCGGCAAGACGCATCTGCTCGCGTCGATCTATCACGCCATGCCTGCCCGGAGGAAGTACTTCGGCTCGTTCATCGAGTACACCGCGCTCGTGGGCGCGCTCGGGTACAAGAACACGGTCGATCTGCTCAAGGGGGCGGACCTGCTCTGCATCGACGAGTTCGAGCTCGACGATCCTGGCGACACGATGGTGATGACCCGTCTGCTCGGCGAGCTCGTGCCCACCGGCACCAAGCTCGCTGCGACGTCGAATACGCCCCCGAACGCGCTCGGCGAGGGGCGTTTCGCCGCCCAGGACTTCCTCCGCGAGATCCACGCCATGTCCGACAGCTTCCAGACGCTGCGCATCGACGGCGTCGACTTCCGTCAGCGGGCGCTCGACGGACACGCGGTGGTGTCGTCCGCGGAGGAGTACGCGCGCACGATCGACGCGGTCGCGGCTCAGGGCACGGCATCCGACGATTCCTTCTCCGCGGTGATCGCGCATCTCGCCCGCGTGCACCCCTCGCGGTACCTCCGGGTCATCTCGGGCATCGAACTGGTCGGGCTGCGCGATGTGAGCGTGCTGACCGACCAATCGGAGGCGCTGCGCTTCGTCGCCTTCGTCGACCGCGTGTACGACGCGCAGATCCCGATCGTCGCCACCGGAGTCAGCCTCGATCAGGTCTTCGCCGAGGAGATGCTCGGGGGCGGATACCGCAAGAAATACCTGCGCGCGATCTCGCGTCTGAACGCGCTCACGCACGCAGAACGCTGA
- a CDS encoding SufE family protein: MSTSHVPDSLAEIRDTFLETPEADRLLLLLEFADELPPVSDEVAAHPEMYERVAECQSPVYIHLEIENGIVTMHATAPAEAPTTRGFASILVQGITGLTPDEVLAIPSDYPQTIGLTKAVSPLRIGGMTGMLMRAKNQVTQKR; this comes from the coding sequence ATGAGCACCTCGCACGTTCCCGATTCTCTCGCCGAGATCCGCGACACCTTCCTGGAGACCCCGGAGGCCGATCGTCTGCTGCTCCTGCTGGAGTTCGCCGACGAGCTGCCTCCTGTCTCCGACGAGGTCGCGGCGCACCCGGAGATGTACGAGCGCGTGGCCGAATGCCAGTCGCCGGTCTACATCCACCTGGAGATCGAGAACGGCATCGTCACGATGCACGCGACGGCGCCGGCTGAGGCGCCCACGACGCGCGGCTTCGCCAGCATCCTCGTGCAGGGCATCACGGGCCTCACACCCGACGAGGTCCTCGCGATCCCCTCCGACTACCCGCAGACGATCGGTTTGACCAAGGCCGTATCTCCCCTGCGCATCGGCGGGATGACCGGGATGCTGATGCGCGCCAAGAATCAGGTCACGCAGAAGCGCTGA
- a CDS encoding alpha/beta hydrolase, with translation MKSLRHAVALLVPALLAFGAAVAALLVFGTARRVVSVGKRVPDVVIRSVDTGAQTIELQRTLDTELPGRYGLFTTGTYGYVKLGAVLSADATTVRRKLLTQIEPGAKVDRGALFSGWYYSTPSELHVPWENVLIGSPAGPCPAWYFPGASTTWVIQVHGRGTMRAECLRAVPVLHAAGLPNLVVSYRNDGEAPRSRAGAYALGSAEWRDIDAAISYALRHGAENIILMGWSMGGAISLQTAVNSANRDRIVGLILESPVVDWRTVLRFQARESGLRAPLPALAMGALEVPLMAKLSGADDAISFDRLDMVARAEELSAPMLILHSDDDGFVPSDASHALQQARPDLVTMPHFTVARHTKIWNYDQNGWTAAIDGWLAEQGFSASA, from the coding sequence ATGAAGAGTCTCAGGCACGCCGTTGCGCTCCTTGTCCCCGCGCTGCTGGCCTTCGGGGCGGCTGTCGCCGCTCTGCTCGTGTTCGGCACGGCTCGCAGGGTGGTGAGCGTCGGCAAGCGCGTGCCCGATGTGGTGATCCGCTCGGTCGACACCGGCGCTCAGACGATCGAGTTGCAGCGCACCCTCGACACGGAGCTTCCCGGACGCTACGGGCTGTTCACGACGGGGACCTATGGCTACGTGAAGCTGGGCGCGGTGCTGAGCGCCGACGCGACGACGGTGCGGCGCAAGCTCCTCACGCAGATAGAGCCCGGCGCAAAGGTCGACCGCGGGGCGTTGTTCAGCGGCTGGTACTACTCGACTCCGAGTGAGCTGCATGTGCCGTGGGAGAACGTGCTGATCGGCTCGCCGGCCGGGCCGTGCCCCGCGTGGTACTTTCCCGGCGCTTCCACGACGTGGGTGATCCAGGTGCACGGACGGGGCACGATGCGCGCCGAGTGCTTGAGAGCCGTTCCCGTGCTCCACGCCGCCGGGCTTCCCAATCTCGTGGTGTCGTACCGCAACGACGGCGAGGCTCCGCGCAGCAGAGCGGGCGCCTACGCCCTGGGGTCGGCCGAGTGGCGCGACATCGATGCCGCGATCTCCTACGCGCTGCGTCACGGGGCGGAGAACATCATCCTGATGGGATGGTCGATGGGCGGTGCGATCTCGCTGCAGACCGCGGTCAACTCCGCGAACCGCGACCGGATCGTCGGCCTCATCCTGGAGTCGCCGGTCGTCGACTGGCGCACGGTCCTGCGTTTCCAGGCGCGGGAGTCCGGTCTGCGCGCGCCGCTGCCTGCTCTCGCCATGGGGGCGCTCGAAGTCCCGCTGATGGCGAAGCTGAGCGGCGCGGACGACGCGATCTCCTTCGATCGGCTCGACATGGTGGCACGCGCGGAGGAGCTCTCCGCGCCGATGCTCATCCTGCACAGCGACGACGACGGCTTCGTGCCGTCCGACGCCTCACACGCCCTCCAGCAGGCGCGCCCCGACCTCGTCACGATGCCGCACTTCACCGTCGCGCGGCACACCAAGATCTGGAACTACGACCAGAACGGGTGGACCGCCGCGATCGACGGCTGGCTCGCCGAGCAGGGATTCAGCGCTTCTGCGTGA
- a CDS encoding ribonuclease D → MTEYSVISDAEEFLAACAALADGTGPVAVDVERASGFRYSQRAYLVQVFRRGAGVFLFDPPPIGDFAPLQTAIGDAEWVFHAASQDLPSLRELGLEPATIFDTELASRLLGHERVGLGAVVEDTLGIVLKKEHSAADWSTRPLPAAWLEYAALDVLHLIDVQEVLTAELEEQGKTGFAAEEFAATLSRPPKPPREDPWRRLSGLHQVRGSRNLAVARELWRAREAFAQEQDVSPGRLVPDRSLVAAVLGNPQSKSALAGIKEFQGRASRTQIDRWWQAIVDGRATEELPRERVPSDTLPPPRAWSDRNPEADARLKAARPVVEATAEELGMPTENLLTPEFLRRIAWDLPGTTADELGAALAALGARPWQIAQTAQKIADAFVEATQSVDEPAPPAS, encoded by the coding sequence GTGACTGAATACTCCGTGATCTCGGATGCCGAGGAGTTCCTCGCGGCCTGCGCCGCACTCGCAGACGGGACGGGACCCGTCGCGGTCGACGTCGAACGAGCATCCGGGTTCCGCTACTCGCAGCGCGCCTACCTCGTGCAGGTCTTCCGCCGGGGCGCCGGCGTCTTCCTCTTCGATCCGCCCCCGATCGGGGATTTCGCTCCTCTGCAGACGGCGATCGGCGACGCCGAGTGGGTGTTCCATGCCGCGAGCCAGGATCTTCCCTCCCTGCGTGAGCTCGGCCTGGAGCCGGCGACCATCTTCGACACCGAACTCGCCTCCCGCCTGCTCGGACACGAGCGGGTGGGACTCGGCGCCGTTGTCGAGGACACGCTGGGCATCGTGCTGAAGAAGGAGCACTCCGCAGCGGACTGGTCGACCAGGCCGCTGCCTGCAGCCTGGCTCGAGTATGCGGCGCTCGACGTCCTGCACCTGATCGACGTGCAGGAGGTCCTCACCGCGGAGCTCGAGGAGCAGGGCAAGACCGGGTTCGCCGCCGAGGAGTTCGCCGCGACGCTGAGCCGCCCGCCGAAGCCTCCTCGCGAGGACCCCTGGCGGCGTCTCAGCGGACTTCACCAGGTTCGCGGTTCGCGAAACCTGGCCGTCGCGCGCGAACTGTGGCGCGCCCGCGAGGCCTTCGCGCAGGAGCAGGACGTCTCCCCCGGCCGCCTGGTGCCCGATCGTTCGCTCGTCGCTGCCGTTCTCGGCAACCCGCAGAGCAAGTCGGCCCTCGCCGGGATCAAGGAGTTCCAGGGACGAGCCAGTCGTACGCAGATCGATCGCTGGTGGCAGGCGATCGTCGACGGACGCGCGACGGAGGAGCTCCCCCGCGAGCGCGTGCCGAGCGACACGCTTCCCCCACCGCGCGCGTGGTCGGACCGCAATCCGGAGGCGGATGCTCGGCTGAAGGCGGCCCGTCCCGTCGTCGAGGCGACAGCCGAGGAACTGGGGATGCCCACTGAGAACCTGCTGACCCCCGAGTTCTTGCGGCGCATCGCCTGGGATCTGCCCGGCACGACTGCCGACGAGCTCGGCGCAGCTCTCGCTGCACTGGGCGCGCGCCCCTGGCAGATTGCACAGACTGCACAGAAGATCGCCGACGCCTTTGTAGAGGCGACGCAATCGGTTGACGAGCCCGCACCACCCGCTTCGTAG
- a CDS encoding DUF3000 domain-containing protein — MTGHPDAGSEFDAAVAELRDTAFRADITVREIPTPQGLAPFAIALAADVRPDDDGESVYGTGRFVLLHDPDGPAAWDGPWRIVLFAQAPLETEIGTDPLLADVAWSWLVDALDSRGAVYHSASGTSTKTLSKGFGGLAVEGDGAQIELRASWTPEGPFRPHVEAWAELVGMLAGLPPGSEGIAVIGARKAARD, encoded by the coding sequence GTGACAGGACACCCCGATGCCGGGAGCGAATTCGACGCCGCCGTGGCGGAGCTTCGCGATACCGCCTTCCGCGCCGACATCACCGTCCGCGAGATCCCGACACCACAGGGGCTGGCGCCGTTCGCGATCGCCCTCGCGGCGGACGTTCGTCCGGACGACGACGGCGAGTCCGTGTACGGCACGGGACGGTTCGTGCTGCTGCACGATCCCGACGGCCCGGCGGCCTGGGACGGTCCCTGGCGGATCGTGCTGTTCGCGCAGGCGCCGCTCGAGACCGAGATCGGCACCGACCCGCTTCTCGCCGATGTCGCATGGTCGTGGCTCGTCGACGCGCTCGACTCCCGGGGCGCCGTCTACCACTCGGCGTCAGGCACCTCGACCAAGACCCTCTCGAAGGGATTCGGCGGCCTCGCCGTGGAAGGCGACGGCGCCCAGATAGAATTGCGGGCGTCCTGGACACCAGAGGGCCCCTTCCGACCGCACGTCGAAGCGTGGGCCGAACTGGTCGGAATGCTGGCGGGTCTTCCGCCCGGTTCCGAGGGCATCGCCGTGATCGGCGCGCGAAAGGCTGCACGTGACTGA
- a CDS encoding type II toxin-antitoxin system PemK/MazF family toxin, whose protein sequence is MAKSNGIVSALLDILLAVVRPGRTQESNPQRPRAHLRKETTTDAVVDPGRAAGTATMSIDPDGIRDLRLAYAPDRDGAPDAGEVIWTWVPYEENDGRGKDRPVLVIGRQSAERVYAVRMTSRAHDGDRDFLSIGSGAWDSQGRESWVDIEQLYSVHEQGLRREAAVLDRPRYGRVAQALSRRYGWSAAG, encoded by the coding sequence GTGGCTAAATCGAACGGCATCGTGTCGGCACTCCTCGACATCCTGCTCGCCGTCGTCCGACCAGGGCGCACGCAGGAATCGAATCCCCAGCGGCCGCGGGCGCATCTGCGGAAGGAGACGACGACGGATGCCGTCGTCGATCCCGGCCGCGCCGCGGGAACCGCGACCATGAGCATCGATCCCGACGGCATCCGCGATCTCCGGCTCGCCTACGCGCCCGATCGCGATGGCGCGCCCGATGCCGGCGAGGTCATCTGGACCTGGGTGCCCTACGAGGAGAACGACGGCCGAGGCAAGGATCGCCCGGTTCTGGTGATCGGGCGTCAGTCCGCAGAACGTGTCTACGCGGTGCGGATGACCAGCAGGGCGCACGACGGCGACAGAGACTTCCTCTCGATCGGCAGTGGCGCCTGGGACTCGCAGGGACGCGAATCGTGGGTCGACATCGAACAGCTCTACAGCGTGCACGAGCAAGGACTGCGCCGTGAGGCAGCCGTTCTCGATCGGCCGCGCTACGGCCGCGTCGCCCAGGCGCTCAGCCGACGATACGGCTGGTCAGCCGCGGGCTGA
- a CDS encoding ammonium transporter, whose amino-acid sequence MDAPGNISWAITATALVLLMTPGVAFFYGGLVKAKSVISMMMMSFGSIGLVAVLWILFGFSMSAVESPTQFAGNPFADFGLSSLAAGDGSNVALLGVAYGATFAIITVALISGAIADRAKFGSWLIFAGVFATVGYFPVAAWVWGGGWIMNLGPALFGEDAGISVIDYAGGTAVHINAGAAALALAIVLGKRIGFQKGILKPHNVPLTLLGAALLWFGWFGFNAGAEWLAEDMGGVGLIGLNTLGATAAAILGWILVERIKDGKATSVGAASGAVAGLVAITPACANLTPGWSLLLGALAGIICALAVELKFRLGFDDSLDVVGIHLVGGLFGTLYLGLFATGTGLFVGGDFRQLAVQAIAAIGVLVYSFVVAFVIGFAIEKTIGFRITNEDEIAGVDQVVHGEEGYALVE is encoded by the coding sequence ATGGATGCACCCGGCAACATCTCCTGGGCGATCACAGCCACAGCCCTTGTGCTGCTGATGACCCCGGGCGTCGCCTTCTTCTACGGAGGGCTCGTCAAGGCCAAGAGCGTCATCAGCATGATGATGATGAGCTTCGGCTCGATCGGCCTTGTCGCGGTCCTCTGGATCCTCTTCGGCTTCTCGATGAGCGCGGTGGAGAGCCCCACCCAGTTCGCCGGCAATCCGTTCGCCGACTTCGGCCTGTCGAGTCTCGCGGCTGGTGACGGTTCGAACGTCGCGCTGCTCGGAGTGGCGTACGGTGCGACCTTCGCGATCATCACCGTCGCCCTGATCTCCGGCGCGATCGCCGATCGTGCGAAGTTCGGATCCTGGCTGATCTTCGCCGGCGTGTTCGCCACGGTCGGCTACTTCCCGGTCGCTGCCTGGGTCTGGGGCGGCGGCTGGATCATGAACCTCGGTCCGGCGCTGTTCGGTGAGGACGCCGGCATCAGCGTCATCGACTATGCTGGTGGCACCGCCGTGCACATCAACGCCGGCGCTGCGGCGCTCGCTCTCGCGATCGTCCTCGGCAAGCGCATCGGTTTCCAGAAGGGCATCCTGAAGCCGCACAACGTGCCGCTCACGCTTCTCGGCGCGGCCCTGCTGTGGTTCGGCTGGTTCGGCTTCAACGCCGGCGCCGAGTGGCTCGCGGAGGACATGGGCGGCGTCGGACTGATCGGCCTGAACACGCTGGGCGCCACCGCCGCGGCCATCCTCGGCTGGATCCTCGTCGAGCGCATCAAGGACGGCAAGGCCACCTCGGTCGGCGCGGCCTCTGGTGCGGTCGCCGGTCTCGTCGCGATCACCCCGGCGTGCGCCAACCTGACGCCCGGCTGGTCCCTGCTGCTCGGTGCACTCGCCGGCATCATCTGCGCTCTCGCGGTCGAGCTGAAGTTCCGTCTCGGGTTCGACGACTCGCTGGACGTCGTCGGCATCCACCTCGTCGGCGGCCTCTTCGGAACGCTGTACCTGGGTCTGTTCGCGACCGGCACCGGTCTGTTCGTCGGCGGTGACTTCCGTCAGCTGGCCGTGCAGGCGATCGCCGCGATCGGCGTCCTGGTCTACTCCTTCGTCGTAGCCTTCGTCATCGGCTTCGCGATCGAGAAGACGATCGGGTTCCGCATCACGAACGAAGACGAGATCGCCGGCGTCGACCAGGTCGTGCACGGCGAAGAGGGATACGCCCTCGTCGAGTGA
- a CDS encoding sulfurtransferase, producing the protein MAIEFDSSSAKFAEYAEPGRLVTTDWLAAHLDAPGLVVVESDEDVLLYETGHIPGAVKVDWHTELNDPVVRDYVDGEGFAALLGRKGISRDDTVVIYGDKNNWWAAYALWVFSLFGHEDVRLLDGGRDRWIAEGREITRETTNRPPTEYPVVERDDSVIRAYKDDVLAHLGNPLIDVRSPEEYSGERTTAPAYPEEGALRAGHIPTAQSVPWGKAVAEDGGFKPRTELEVIYREGAGLADGDQVVAYCRIGERSSHTWFVLKHLLGFQNVRNYDGSWTEWGSAVRVPIVTGTEPGSL; encoded by the coding sequence GTGGCCATCGAGTTCGATTCGTCTTCCGCCAAGTTCGCCGAGTACGCCGAACCCGGTCGGCTCGTCACCACCGACTGGCTCGCCGCCCACCTCGACGCGCCCGGCCTCGTCGTGGTGGAGTCCGATGAAGACGTGCTTCTCTACGAGACCGGCCACATCCCCGGCGCCGTGAAGGTCGACTGGCACACCGAGCTCAACGACCCCGTCGTGCGGGATTACGTCGACGGCGAGGGCTTCGCTGCGCTCCTCGGCAGGAAGGGCATCTCACGCGACGACACCGTCGTGATCTACGGCGACAAGAACAACTGGTGGGCGGCGTACGCGCTGTGGGTGTTCTCGCTGTTCGGGCACGAGGACGTGCGTCTGCTCGATGGCGGTCGCGATCGCTGGATCGCGGAGGGCCGCGAGATCACCCGAGAGACCACGAATCGCCCTCCGACGGAGTATCCCGTCGTCGAACGCGACGATTCCGTCATCCGCGCGTACAAGGACGACGTGCTCGCGCACCTGGGCAATCCGCTCATCGACGTCCGTTCTCCCGAGGAGTACAGCGGTGAGCGCACGACGGCCCCCGCATACCCCGAAGAGGGCGCGCTGCGCGCCGGCCACATTCCGACGGCGCAGTCGGTGCCGTGGGGCAAGGCCGTCGCAGAGGACGGCGGATTCAAGCCGCGTACCGAACTCGAGGTGATCTACCGCGAAGGCGCCGGCCTCGCGGACGGCGATCAGGTCGTCGCGTACTGCCGCATCGGCGAACGTTCGAGCCACACGTGGTTCGTGCTGAAGCACCTGCTGGGCTTCCAGAACGTCCGCAACTACGACGGTTCGTGGACCGAATGGGGCAGCGCCGTGCGGGTGCCGATCGTCACGGGCACGGAGCCCGGTTCGCTCTGA